From Leptotrichia sp. oral taxon 215 str. W9775:
GAGAACATATGCTTGAATCTGTTGTTGAAACTGATGACGAATTAATGGAAAAATACTTCGGTGGAGAAGAAATCACTGAAGAAGAAATAAAGAAAGCTATAAGAATTGCTACAATAAGTGGAGTAATAGTACCTGTGTTATGTGGTACAGCGTTTAAAAATAAAGGGATTCAACCTCTGCTTGATGCAGTTGTTGCATACATGCCTTCACCTTTAGATGTAGGTTCAGTAAAAGGGATAGATCCTAAAACTGAAGCACCAATGGAAAGACAGCCTTCAGATGAAGAAGCATTCTCAGCATTGGCTTTCAAAATCTTAACAGATCCATTTGTAGGAAGATTATCATTCTTCAGAGTTTACTCAGGAGTTTTAAACAAAGGTTCATATGTATTAAACTCTACAAAAGGTAAAAAAGAAAGAATGGGAAGATTACTTCAGATGCATGCTAACAAAAGAGAAGAACTTGATGTAGTTTATTCAGGAGATATCGCGGCAGCGGTAGGATTGAAAGAAACAACTACTGGAGATACTCTTTGTGATGAAAATAAACCAATAATACTTGAAAAAATGGAATTCCCTGATACAGTTATTCAAATAGCTGTTGAACCAAAAACAAAAGCGGATCAGGAAAAAATGGGAACGGCATTAGCGAAACTTGCTGAAGAAGATCCAACATTTAAAGTAACTTCTAACCAGGAAACTGGACAAACTTTGATTTCAGGAATGGGAGAATTACACCTGGAAATCATAGTAGACAGAATGAAGAGAGAATTTAAAGTTGAAGCTAACGTAGGTAAACCTCAGGTTGCATACAGAGAAACAATCAATGGTGCAGCAGATGTTGAAGAAAAATATGCAAAACAATCTGGAGGTAGAGGACAATACGGACACGTTAAGATTAAAGTTGAAGCAAATCCTGATAAAGGATATGAATTTATCAACCAAATTACAGGAGGGGCAATTCCTAGAGAATATATACCTGCTGTAGATAAAGGAATTCAGGAAGCATTAGAAGCCGGAGTTGTTGCAGGATATCCTGTACAGGATGTAAAAGTAACACTTTATGACGGATCTTACCACGAAGTCGATTCATCAGAAATGGCGTTTAAAATAGCTGGATCAATGGCAATTAAAAAAGCCATGAGAGCAGCAAATCCAATATTGCTTGAACCAATCTTCAAAGTAGAAGTAACTACACCTGAAGAATACATGGGAGATGTTATTGGAGATTTGAACTCAAGAAGAGGACAAGTTTCAGGAATGACAGAAAGAAACAATGCGAAAATAATAAATGCTCAAGTACCTTTAGCACAAATGTTCGGTTATGCAACTGACTTGAGATCAAAAACTCAAGGAAGAGCATCATATTCAATGGAATTTGAAAAATATGTACAAGTTCCAAATAATATAGCTCAACAAGTAATAGCTGAAAGACAAGGTAAATAATAATTTAAAATTTCGAAGACAGACAAATATATAATTATGGAGGAAAAAAGAAATGGCAAAAGCTAAATTTGAGAGAAGTAAACC
This genomic window contains:
- the fusA gene encoding elongation factor G translates to MSRKVALKDTRNIGIMAHIDAGKTTTTERILFYTGVNHKIGEVHEGAATMDYMEQEQERGITITSAATTAFWNGNRINIIDTPGHVDFTVEVERSLRVLDGAVAVFSAVDGVQPQSETVWRQADKYEVPRMAFLNKMDRVGADFNMCVNDIKEKLGGNGVPIQLPIGAEDSFEGIIDLITMKEYLFKDETMGAAYDISDVRAELLEEAQAAREHMLESVVETDDELMEKYFGGEEITEEEIKKAIRIATISGVIVPVLCGTAFKNKGIQPLLDAVVAYMPSPLDVGSVKGIDPKTEAPMERQPSDEEAFSALAFKILTDPFVGRLSFFRVYSGVLNKGSYVLNSTKGKKERMGRLLQMHANKREELDVVYSGDIAAAVGLKETTTGDTLCDENKPIILEKMEFPDTVIQIAVEPKTKADQEKMGTALAKLAEEDPTFKVTSNQETGQTLISGMGELHLEIIVDRMKREFKVEANVGKPQVAYRETINGAADVEEKYAKQSGGRGQYGHVKIKVEANPDKGYEFINQITGGAIPREYIPAVDKGIQEALEAGVVAGYPVQDVKVTLYDGSYHEVDSSEMAFKIAGSMAIKKAMRAANPILLEPIFKVEVTTPEEYMGDVIGDLNSRRGQVSGMTERNNAKIINAQVPLAQMFGYATDLRSKTQGRASYSMEFEKYVQVPNNIAQQVIAERQGK